A single window of Haliotis asinina isolate JCU_RB_2024 chromosome 5, JCU_Hal_asi_v2, whole genome shotgun sequence DNA harbors:
- the LOC137283788 gene encoding ubiquitin conjugation factor E4 A-like produces MGDNSIADNPFAALFPTLTQAQEYSSTIAGSKTPVSEVSCLSNTTVQDENDMETKALEAVEFNEAVEKIFLITLDNDTSSNVQRPCRCVYLEEMASALQGQTWFDQESLPQAVFERVMMENPVDSMVTSRTSGKDARAAAAACETEVLRYLFQCYTRLQASTEDLKTAVFHQCEDLIIMNARNCLQQTELFPTQKVHLQFLDIFQEEFDFLSGGLRAVAESFFLHLSREIDTNKEEGTLLEVFKPVLEVVKEKFTKELTLTHANTLYYVAFMEFFTKSIELGEAFMAYNAPWDWKNGKAFEMTLIGAALSLSCIPKNETGPYEFFNNPSSAPKQEHDITEANIWQPLSNLCEHVHQLFLSLIKLSPDLRHTVLTWLGKCLQANSGRTKIWSNQIPQLFNQMYCSEGFSLNLCHVMLKLCQPFSNPTSAKLLKIQPSYTSAVAACDEEVKSRCIHAGGLNTETKLVQLEDESAQPSPSSDTSYNFITECFFLTQQCLNLGFHMVHDKFLKLNQDLHRVQRVYNDMRGQAPDEEQEPMRSVKAQMEKGMTLYLSMKAALTEPNLMEMSLNFHIATAAWLVQVAVHNDISKFQTVTFPLPEEAPAALAYIPEFLMGNLTDFVLFCHRFKSDMFQLAGEQVNHLMTLILVFMGSPQRMKNPHLRAELADTLAALMPDKDSGRSGILSSFHRDQLFVKHPQISHLSTMLLHVFVSIEMTGQSVEFEQKFNYRRPMYQVLEYIWEIDIHKQAIKELSVIAEAHIEDTDPPLFLRFVNLLINDAIFLLDEALQYMSQIKEKQQEKERGDWNSLEPRQRQETENNFRHLGMLARYHNVMANYTIHALELLTREIQSIFCHNMLVDRIAGMLNYFLLHLVGPKQRNFNVKDKNEYEFKPQQIVQDITKIYLNLGESDMFCQAVSGDERSYSPELFAKAVQVLQKISTVPQVISDFLGLEDKIRCLADSLREEEELLADVPEEFLDPIMGTLMKDPVLLPSSKNIVDKATIARHILSDQSDPFNRSPLSLEMVEPQPELKAKIQEWIAETKSKAGQS; encoded by the exons TATCATGTCTTTCCAACACCACAGTGCAGGATGAGAATGACATGGAAACCAAGGCTCTCGAAGCAGTGGAGTTCAATGAGGCTGTTGAAAAAATCTTTTTAATAACTCTTGACAATG ACACGAGTTCTAATGTACAGCGGCCATGTCGTTGTGTCTACCTGGAGGAAATGGCTTCAGCTCTACAGGGACAGACATGGTTTGATCAAGAATCTCTGCCACAG GCTGTGTTTGAGAGAGTGATGATGGAGAACCCAGTCGACAGTATGGTAACATCAAGAACATCAGGGAAGGATGCcagagcagcagcagcagcttgtGAGACGGAGGTGTTGAGATACCTGTTCCAGTGCTACACCCGGCTGCAAGCTTCCACAGAGGACTTAAAG ACAGCTGTTTTCCATCAGTGTGAGGACCTGATCATCATGAATGCACGCAACTGTCTGCAGCAGACGGAGCTGTTCCCGACACAGAAAGTCCATCTGCAGTTCCTGGACATATTCCAAGAGgagtttgactttttgtcag GAGGACTACGTGCAGTTGCCGAGAGTTTCTTCCTCCATCTCAGCCGCGAGATTGACACCAACAAGGAGGAAGGGACTCTGCTTGAAGTGTTCAAGCCAGTCCTGGAAGTAGTCAAGGAGAAGTTCACCAAGGAGCTGACTCTCACTCACGCCAACACTCTGTACTATGTGGCCTTCATGGAGTTCTTCACTAAGTCCATTGAACTAGGAGAG GCATTCATGGCATACAATGCGCCATGGGACTGGAAGAATGGCAAGGCGTTTGAGATGACTTTGATTGGTGCAGCTCTATCCCTCAGCTGCATCCCCAAGAATGAGACTGGACCATATGAGTTTTTCAACAATCCATCTTCAGCTCCCAAACAGGAACATGACATCACTGAGGCCAACATCTGGCAG CCACTGTCAAACCTGTGTGAGCATGTCCACCAACTGTTTCTGTCTCTGATCAAACTCTCCCCAGATCTCCGTCACACTGTCCTTACCTGGCTGGGCAAATGTCTGCAGGCTAATTCAG GTAGGACAAAGATCTGGTCCAACCAAATCCCACAGCTGTTCAACCAGATGTATTGTTCCGAGGGATTCAGCCTCAATTTATGCCACGTGATGCTGAAACTCTGCCAACCCTTCTCCAACCCTACCTCAGCTAAACTGCTCAAAATTCAGCCGTCATACACCAGCGCTGTGGCTGCCTGTGATGAAGAGGTGAAATCCAGGTGCATCCATGCTGGCG GCTTGAACACTGAAACCAAGCTGGTACAGCTGGAAGATGAGTCTGCCCAGCCATCACCCTCCTCCGACACATCATACAACTTCATCACGGAGTGCTTCTTCCTGACCCAGCAGTGTCTGAACCTGGGTTTCCACATGGTGCATGACAAGTTCCTCAAGCTCAATCAGGACCTGCACCGAGTCCAGAGAGTGTACAATGACATGCGGGGACAGGCGCCAGATGAGGAACAAGAACCTATGCGTAGTGTCAAGGCTCAGATGGAGAAAG GCATGACTCTGTATCTAAGTATGAAGGCAGCCCTTACAGAGCCAAACCTGATGGAGATGTCTCTCAACTTCCACATTGCCACAGCAGCATGGTTGGTGCAAGTTGCTGTCCACAATGACATCAGCAAATTCCAGACAGTCACATTCCCCCTCCCTGAAGAAGCTCCAGCTGCACTGGCATACATTCCAGAGTTCCTCATGGGAAACCTCACCGACTTTGTGCTCTTCTGTCACAGGTTCaaaagtgacatgtttcag CTGGCAGGGGAGCAAGTCAACCATCTTATGACTCTGATCCTGGTATTCATGGGAAGTCCTCAGCGGATGAAGAACCCCCATCTTCGTGCTGAACTGGCAGACACTCTAGCCGCTCTCATGCCTGACAAGGACAGTGGTCGCAGTGGAATACTCTCAAG TTTCCATCGAGACCAGCTGTTTGTGAAGCACCCCCAGATCTCCCATCTCTCCACAATGCTGCTCCATGTCTTCGTCAGTATCGAGATGACGGGGCAGAGTGTGGAATTTGAGCAGAAGTTCAACTATCGCCGTCCCATGTACCAGGTCCTCGAGTACATCTGGGAGATAGATATACACAAACAAGCCATTAAG GAATTATCAGTGATAGCCGAAGCTCACATCGAGGACACCGACCCGCCACTCTTCTTGAGATTCGTTAACCTGCTAATCAATGATGCTATCTTCCTTCTTGATGAGGCATTACAG TACATGAGCCAGATCAAAGAAAAACAACAGGAGAAGGAGCGTGGAGACTGGAACAGCCTAGAACCACGACAACGACAGGAGACAGAAAACAACTTTCGCCACCTGGGGATGCTGGCTCGCTACCACAACGTCATGGCCAACTACACCATCCACGCCCTGGAGCTGCTGACAAGGGAGATCCAGTCCATCTTCTGCCACAACATGCTGGTCGACAGGATTGCCGGAATGCTTAACTACTTCCTCCTGCATCTG GTTGGTCCCAAGCAGAGGAACTTCAACGTCAAGGATAAGAATGAATATGAGTTCAAGCCACAGCAGATCGTGCAAGACATCACCAAGATCTACTTGAACCTTGGGGAGAGTGATATGTTCTGTCAGGCAGTGTCAGGGGACGAGAGGTCATACTCCCCGGAACTGTTTGCCAAAGCTGTCCAAGTCCTACAGAAGATCAGCACCGTGCCTCAGGTCATAAGTGACTTTCTTGGCTTGGAGGACAAGATCAGG TGCTTGGCCGACAGTCTTCGTGAGGAAGAGGAACTGCTAGCAGATGTTCCTGAAGAGTTCTTGGACCCAATCATGGGAACCCTGATGAAGGATCCTGTACTGCTACCATCCTCTAAGAACATTGTAGACAAAGCCACCATTGCCAGGCATATACTCAG cGATCAGTCAGATCCATTCAACAGATCTCCACTGAGTCTAGAGATGGTAGAACCACAGCCTGAACTAAAGGCAAAGATACAAGAATGGATAGCAGAGACAAAGTCTAAAGCTGGACAGTCATAG